AAGTTTACTATTCATATTCTACCTTCTCCATTAGAGGAGTTGGAAGGTAGGACACATATAAGCATGGCGAACCCTGTTACAACTTATGTTCATCAAAATGTTTGAGCATTACCATTGGTATAACTAGAGGAAGATCAGACCATGCTTGCTACTGCTGAATAGGATATCAAAGAACTTGTATGGGGTTGTTCAAACTGCTGAATGATGGTATATATGATGCCATGGATAGCTGCAGTTCTCCCTGCagacactttttttttttctgatatttgtgTCAATGAAGtattgttcttttttttctttttttttctgttacAGTAGTTCAATGTTTATCATTCGACAAAAGATGGTGGTGAAGAATTTGCAATAAGGGTGTATAAAACTTCAGTTCTAGCATTTAAGTAGTCCACCGAATCATCTCGTTAGCTTGTTGTCACTTGCCATCACTGGCCATTACCATACCACGGCTAGTGTATAGTATATTCAACCTTGATGTTGAAGTCTGTTCACAGCATGTATTTCACCTGACCATGTGATTCAGCTTGTTCTTTGTGATTGCCATATCAGGGATAGACATTGTTTTGACATGGGTAGTGGTACTGCAAAAACAGTCTCTGGAAGTTGTTGAATCATTAGGGTATGTAGTTAGTTTTCCTTGCGTCGACAGTATAAATTGCTGTAGAAAATTCCCCTTGAGCACATTTAACATGCTTAATAGGAAAAATTAAGGAAATTTCACCTTAAGGATATGCTATCGATGTATATGTATTGCTATATTCTGAATCTCCAAGTTCTGAATTTCAGGCTTATGGTTATCGTTGCGGTTTTGGCTTAATGCATTTGCAATGGTTGAGTTCAGCGGAAAACTTTGGCTACAGAAGATGTGATGTCCACTAGGATAAGATTGGGGACTCTGATTTTGTAAAGGTAAGTAGCCCCGCGTCAAGATTCTTTTGCAAGGTTATTGATTCTTAGTAACATATCCTAAATCTATTATTTCATGAAAATCTGCACGGCCTGTAGTCGCTTATCTGTGCATGTCTCGATCTTTGCTAAAAATGTTAAGACCTTACAGCACTATCTTATGGCATTTCCGTCATAATCCATGGAAGTTTGCTCCCCTGAAGAATGCTGAGAAGGATGTCTCAGGATCATAAGTGGCCGGGAAACTGAACATTTTAGATACAAGAGAACAACAGGACTTAATCACTCTCTTATCACAGCTAGAGTAAATCTAAATCATGAATTACTGAGCACATAATCGACACAATTGCGAGCGGTACAAAGAAAAAAGTAAGGAACAATTTTGGAATTCTCTGTAACTTTAAATGTAGTTTTGAGCAGAAAGCTTATAACCAGATATCATAGCTGACCCTGCCAGAGAGAAGAATGCGAAAAACGCCATACTGATGGATGCCGCAGCTGTATCTGTGAATATGTTATCTGCATTTTCCCTAAGCCAATTTGTATGTGGAACTGCCGCAGAAGCAGATGATAGCAGTAGATACGCAACAATCTGCTAATCATATCATACGCTATGTTAACGAACGAAGCAACATCTAGATAATCCAATTCACTGTCACTAACCAATAATTCACTAAAAACTGAATCTAATAACTTACCTGATCACCAAAGAAATCGACCAGACCGGAAGTCCGGTGATCAAACAAAGATATGCCGGTTGACATGTGATGAACTTGACGGCCAACTTGGAAACCAGTGTATAATGTCGAAAGTATGCCAATAGCCACTAGATACCTGCAACTCCACCAAATTTAAATTAGCTATAATCTAATCCAATTCATCggaatccttcacaaatccgGCAAAACAAGAAAATCACTGTTAATAAAAGGGGTAGAATCGGGGTTACCTGTATTCTTCAACATCGTCGAAATTTTGGCCTCGGTGTTTATTACTAACCATAATTATAAACGAAAGAATTGAGAAAACCAAAGCTGCAATTCTTAAAACCAAACCCCctttcttcaacacatctttaaTCTTCCATCGTCTAAGAATGGATGTGGTTGTCGCCTCGCCACCGGACGACTCCACGTCTGTGTGAGGTTTCTTACTCGCCTCGACCTCATCTTGAACATACTCCACCGGTTCTTCGACCGGAGTTTTAGTCGTGGTTTCTGCGGGATTCTCCATTGATTCAAGGTTCAAAGTATTGGGATAAATTTGAGTTTGGGGAAAACGAGGATTTAATGGCCGGAGTTTCTTTCAGACAGTGACAAGTAAGATGACAGTTAGGATTTGTCCCAATGCCCAACTCCTACGTGTCGTGAAGTAATTGGCCAGTTATTAATGGAGGCCCAAGAAAAACTTTGGAAGGAATGTTTGACAGCAAAATTGAGCTTGATCCAGTTAGACCGTGGGCCCCCAATTAATGATGAAATCGGCTGATTGGGTCCATGACAGCTAACATTCTTGTCTTGAAATTCCTCCATTATTCTAAAATCAAATTCCTAATACGAGGTCAGCTGACGAGTCTTCGCTCACGAGTTTGGAGATTTCATGAAATACTCCTTTTATGTAAAATTTAATTTAAGTTCTTAATACAATGTATTTTCATtcctattaaaaaataaaaattcctaATACGAGGATTACGATTCAAATCTATGACCATAAATATGAGAGATGCTGGTGGTGATACCAGGCTATTAGATGGTGATGTCAGTGACCTGAATTCGAAACTCAGTCAGGCTACTGATCATCTTCCGCTAAAAGTTAGTTAGTCAGCACTTGAATACTGATACAAATATTTAGAGATTTACTACCATTTTTTTCTGTCATGAAACAGCGTAACCAAGTTGAATCATAtaataaaacacaaaaattaaaatatatcgTTTATCAAATATGACACACTTGTGGTACAAAAGCAAACACGTTATACCAAACAAgcaacaaaaataaatgaaacaaAACAGTTTAGGaatccttttttttcctttttcatacaaatctagaagaatttttttagacaagttttgaaaTGTTCTATTTGTTGAGCTTAAAAGCAGATATCGTAGCTGACGCGGCCAAATTTAAGAACGCAAGGAAAGCCATGCTGGTGGAAGCTGCAATCATACTTGATGTCTCGTTACTCGCTAACAACTCATATTCCACCTCCCTCATCGTAGCTATAAATGGAGCCGCTGCTGATGCAGAGGATACCAACAGGTATGCAATTATCTGGGTAAAAACAAATCAGCAGCATAAGAAAATGAAGCATTTTGTACATAGGTCACAAAAAAGCACTCAGCTCAATATAACCCACCTGATCTCCGAAGAAGTCAACAAGACTGGTAGTACGCTGCTCAAAAAGAGATTTTCCCGTCGAAATATAGTAACTTTGGCGTGTAACTTGAAACGTTGTGTATACCGTGCAAAGGATGCCAGCAGCCAATAAATACCTGCAGAAACTCCCACAAAAATATTAGTTAACGAATCACGCACCGATTTAATTTGAAATGATCATCAGCAAACAAAATTAAGAAGCTAAGATGAGTCAGATTAGACTGCTACGTACCTTAACTGATGTAATCCATCGAAATTTTTGGTACAAGCCATAATAATGAATGAAACTACCGAGAACACTAAAGCTGCAACCCTCAGAATCAAACTTACTTTCTCACTCTTTCCTGGCCTCGCAGCCGGAATTGCTTGACCACCAGACTCCATGTCTGTCCGAGGGTTGGCCGATGGTGCAGAAGGTTTTGTTTCTTTGTAGTTCTCCATTGTTGACTCTGATATACCGATCAAACTAATATTAAGAGGTATTGGGATGAATTTGAGCCGAGGAAAGAAGATCAGTAGTGTTTGTATGTTAAGAGATGGGAGTGTAAAGAGGTTTTAATAGTATTTGTTTCTTTGACAACTTAAAGTTATGTTTGACTAGTACTCTTTGATTAGAACCAGTTTTCTTACTACTATACAAAAAATTGCGGCCAATGAGGTCCCATGAAAGAAACTATGGAGGTCGGAAGTTTAAACTAAACTTCTAAAATAGTTGCTTTGGTCAACCAAAGCCTTCTTTAGTCGATAAGCATGCATGCACACTCATTctaatacaaaaaagaaaagctAGTTCGTACCAAGTTGGGTTGAAAGCGATGAATTCTTATGCGTGTACGAAAATGAAGCGCGTTAATATATCATCAACTTGTAATTGCTAAGATATGATTTGGAGAGTCTACGGGTGAACCTACTTATCCATCACTTTTCAAACAATCAAGACCACTTCTTCCCTATTTTCAACATTCTCCGTAATTTTGTGATGATAAGCGAAGAATTTAACCTTTgacataaaaataaatatattttaaaaaatagGAAGTGTGAACCTAGCCAATTAGATGTTGACAACTCAATTGTTTGACTGCGTCGTGGAGAGTTTATCCATTGACTTTGCTTTCGAGGTCAAATCTAAAATTATTCAGTGAAATTATTAGATTAAGGAGAAATGAACCAAAATCGAATATAGGTTCGAAATAGAAATAAACAAAGTGATACGAATTAGATATGTAGATACCAAAAATCACACTCTGCTAATGGCGCAAAATGAAGGCCGAAGTAGTATAAGGTTACTAGGATAGTTTACATAGTATTTTAGTTAAGTTTCCTTAATTTGTAAGTAAAGTACATTTTGGTAAATTCATTTCTACTCTTtagtaattaagaaaatatttaagaaagacaaagggatgagattttatttttttccttattttcttcttccgaaaactagatctagagttcaaaaactcattaatggagtctcatgtaaaccccaaaataTTATAGTGAAGATCATGGATGTAGATCCATTTatggatcgaaccatgtaaaaattgTGTGTCTCTTTTATATTTTTAGCACTTCCAATGATCATTTAGTGTCTAAAGAAACTAGATCAAGGAATTGTTATATGTGTTGGAAGTTGAAATGAGTCAAGAACAATGAATACAACATTTGGGTGTAACTATGGATTTTCCTTAATATATTTTGGGGCTAGAAACATGGATGGGAGGGTAACGAGTTTGAGAGCAAAAATGGAGGTCTCATTCAACAACTTGAATCTTCGGACAAAAAACGGATCAACAGATCAAGGAGATAAGGAAATGATGCAAAGGAGTAGGAGCAGATCTGGAGAAATCTTCCACCGGAGAAAAATTCAACAGAGATATCAtcaacaatttagtctcaaaagaTCAAATCTCTTCCTTAATCTATTTAATCTTCCGTTCAACTATTCAGATCTGGAAGTTTCATACGCACTAAAACGAAGCATAACAGGAACCCGTTCTCGTCTTTAACACGAAGGAAGAGTTCAGTTAGCTGGTCGGAAAAATACGCCGAAGAATCAGATTCGTGTGATTGAGTTCATCACAAAGCTACTTCATGGAATGCTGAGAAGCTACTTCGTGGATGCTGATAACATACCTCGTGGGATGAAAGCTACTTGGTGCACCTAAAGCTATTCCGTGGAACTTAAAGCTATTTCGTGACTTAAAAGCTATTTTGTGGGACTTAAAGCTACTTCGTGGAAggccaaagccaaagccaacgAAGAAGGAAGGCCAAAGGTAACGAAGTAAGGCCAGAGCCAAAGCTAAAGCCAACGAAGAGACACTTCGCGAATATCAAGCAGAGGGATACTTCGTGAAAGGAGGAAGCAGTAgacaaagaagaaggaaagccAAAGCCAACGAAGTAAGGCAACTAACGAGAACTCGCCTGGTCAAAGTTGTTCCAGCAAATTGAAATTTGAACGAGGGACATAGACGAAGATTACTTCAACGAGGAACTCAGCTCGTGAATATATGACCCGAGGGACGGTTAAGTTAATGGAACAGAACTTCGTGACCATGAGCTCACCAGCCAAGACGAAAAAGGATCAGAGAACATCATCAGCGAAGTGAATTTATTAACTTCGTGACTAGCTTTATGAACTTCGTGACCATGACCCATCTTACTTCAAGGGTAGCTGCGAAGTAAATTCAATCGAAGATGAATTCCCTGGAACATCACCTGACTTACTTCGTATAAGGCACTTCGTGCAACTGAAGATGACGAAAGAGGCAAGCATACAAAGAATGAGTTCGACTCAAGATTGAAAATCCAGTAGAGACGTCCACGAAATATATTGGCAAATTCTTATCCCGGAGGATCAAACCGTCAACGAAGGAATAGGAAGGATGAGAACTCGCAGTAATCTTATCAAGAAGAACAATCAAAAGGGAAGTGTTCTCACCCTCTCTCCGCAGAATTACCAAACCATCATCGAAGCAAATTTGAATATTATCTATAGCTTGTTGTTATTCTGCCCTTTTGAGTTCACCTCGTCAACAACTCCACCAACGAAGTAATGTAACTAACAGTCACCTCGTCAACAACTCCATTAAAAGCAAGCTCCAAAGACTGATCATCAGAATAATTACATCATCAACGAAGTAATAAGAAGAATATGGAAGCCGTTATCTTCGGAGAAACCACCTCGTCAACAACGGCCCAACCAATTATCTCGTGGCTACTGCAtgcaacaaacaaacaaaactgAAGGAAGGAATACTTCGTCAGGAGCCACAGTATAACGAAGTGCATACACCGATTCCGGAATCATGGTTGCCACAGATGATGATGGAACAACAAGCTTGAGCTTCCAACAAAAGAATAAATCTGAAAAGAGGCAATAGTGCAACCGAAGATGAAGCGAGAATGCAAAGAACTGTGAAGTAAACAACAGACAAATAATCTCTCCGTGGAATAGAAAAGCAAAGGACGGGACGAGGCGATCACCCCTGCGAAGTTGATAATTCCTGCAAAGCTAAAACCAACCTAAAAGGGGCAAAGATAATGGAAGGGAAGATGACGGAAAGGGGCGaaatcaattgatccacaaaacGGAAGATAGAGAAAGAAGATGAGTTACAAGACAGACCGTTGCGTAAAAGGAGGTATGAATCTCCACCCTTTACTTGCAGGGAAGGAAGTAAAAGCAATCCAGTGACCTAAAAGAGGAGTTCAGTT
The nucleotide sequence above comes from Papaver somniferum cultivar HN1 unplaced genomic scaffold, ASM357369v1 unplaced-scaffold_115, whole genome shotgun sequence. Encoded proteins:
- the LOC113329281 gene encoding CASP-like protein 4B1 translates to MENPAETTTKTPVEEPVEYVQDEVEASKKPHTDVESSGGEATTTSILRRWKIKDVLKKGGLVLRIAALVFSILSFIIMVSNKHRGQNFDDVEEYRYLVAIGILSTLYTGFQVGRQVHHMSTGISLFDHRTSGLVDFFGDQIVAYLLLSSASAAVPHTNWLRENADNIFTDTAAASISMAFFAFFSLAGSAMISGYKLSAQNYI
- the LOC113329042 gene encoding CASP-like protein 4B4; translated protein: MENYKETKPSAPSANPRTDMESGGQAIPAARPGKSEKVSLILRVAALVFSVVSFIIMACTKNFDGLHQLRYLLAAGILCTVYTTFQVTRQSYYISTGKSLFEQRTTSLVDFFGDQIIAYLLVSSASAAAPFIATMREVEYELLASNETSSMIAASTSMAFLAFLNLAASATISAFKLNK